The Novosphingobium terrae genome has a window encoding:
- the uxaC gene encoding glucuronate isomerase produces MPRPLDLHPDRLLPSDPAVRAIARELYGSVASLPIVSPHGHTDPRWFAQNQPFGDAAELLLRPDHYVFRMLYSQGIALESLGIGASKATYNPREAWRILARNWHLFRGTPSRMWLDWVFVEVFGMGVMLEEATSDLYFDTITEMLATEAFRPRALFNRYNIEVIATTESPLDTLEWHGQIMADNAKGTWNGKVVTAYRPDPVIDPEFEGFAENLARFGKLTGEDTLTWQGYLAAHRNRRAFFAQHGATSTDHGHPTAQTANLSTAEAEALFARVVKGDVSAADAELFRAQMLTEMAKMSLEDGLVMQIHPGSFRNHNQRLFESFGRDKGADIPTRTDYVHALKPLLDVMGNEPDLSIILFTLDETSYARELAPLAGHYPCLKLGPAWWFHDSPEGMRRFRLSTTETAGFYNTVGFNDDTRAFLSIPARHDVARRIDCGFLAQLVAEHRVADWEAAELAHELAYGLVKKAYKL; encoded by the coding sequence ATGCCTCGCCCGCTCGACCTGCACCCCGACCGCCTGCTGCCTTCTGACCCTGCTGTCCGCGCCATCGCGCGTGAATTGTATGGCAGCGTTGCTAGCCTGCCCATCGTCAGCCCCCATGGCCACACCGACCCGCGCTGGTTCGCGCAGAACCAGCCCTTCGGTGATGCTGCCGAGCTACTGCTGCGGCCTGACCACTATGTCTTCCGCATGCTCTATTCACAGGGCATCGCGCTGGAGAGCCTCGGCATCGGCGCCTCCAAGGCCACCTACAACCCGCGCGAGGCATGGCGCATCCTCGCCCGCAACTGGCATCTGTTTCGCGGCACGCCATCGCGCATGTGGCTGGATTGGGTGTTTGTCGAAGTCTTCGGCATGGGCGTGATGCTGGAAGAGGCCACCAGCGATCTCTATTTCGACACGATCACCGAAATGCTGGCGACCGAGGCCTTCCGCCCCCGCGCCCTGTTCAACCGCTATAACATCGAGGTGATCGCGACCACCGAAAGCCCGCTCGACACGCTGGAATGGCACGGCCAGATCATGGCCGATAACGCCAAGGGCACCTGGAACGGCAAGGTGGTGACAGCCTATCGCCCCGACCCGGTGATCGATCCCGAGTTCGAAGGCTTTGCCGAAAACCTCGCCCGTTTCGGCAAACTCACCGGCGAGGATACGCTGACATGGCAGGGCTACCTTGCCGCTCACCGCAACCGCCGCGCCTTTTTCGCGCAGCACGGCGCCACCAGCACCGACCACGGCCACCCCACCGCGCAGACCGCCAACCTCTCCACCGCCGAGGCGGAAGCCCTGTTTGCCCGTGTGGTGAAGGGCGATGTCAGCGCGGCAGATGCCGAACTCTTCCGCGCCCAGATGTTGACCGAAATGGCGAAGATGAGCCTTGAAGACGGTCTGGTCATGCAGATCCACCCCGGCTCCTTCCGCAACCACAACCAGCGCCTGTTCGAGAGCTTCGGCCGCGACAAGGGCGCCGATATCCCGACGCGCACCGATTATGTGCATGCTCTCAAGCCCTTGCTGGATGTTATGGGCAATGAGCCTGACCTCTCGATCATCCTCTTCACGCTGGACGAAACCTCTTACGCCCGCGAACTGGCGCCGCTGGCCGGGCACTATCCCTGCCTGAAGCTGGGCCCGGCATGGTGGTTCCACGATAGCCCCGAAGGTATGCGCCGCTTCCGCCTCTCAACCACCGAGACGGCGGGCTTCTACAACACCGTCGGTTTCAACGATGACACGCGGGCCTTCCTCTCGATCCCGGCCCGGCACGATGTGGCACGGCGGATCGACTGCGGGTTCCTCGCGCAGCTGGTGGCCGAGCATCGCGTTGCCGATTGGGAGGCTGCCGAACTGGCTCACGAACTGGCCTATGGGTTGGTGAAGAAGGCCTATAAGCTTTAA
- a CDS encoding helix-turn-helix domain-containing protein: MTFPPVTPTTTTQLAGRSARPLYMGPRIKRLRRELGLTQQAMAADLEISPSYVALMERNQRPVTADLLLRLARTYQLDISELAADDGADYNRRLTEVLRDPIFAGIDMPALEVADLATSFPGMSEALLRLYGAYTREQAALADRQAELGAGLPDPVAEARRFLAAHRNHFPTLEASAENLAAAIAREGDGAAWLQRTHGIRTRFLPPYVMMGSIRRFDRHNRQLLLDEGLYPATRAFQIALQIVWHECRTQITEIARAMGDEQEEGAARTAVHLVKRALASYTAGAILMPYDRFARVVEERAYDIEAVARVFGTSFEQTAHRFTTLGRPSGPNGSAHVPFFFIRVDGAGNVSKRLDGAGFPFAAHGGGCPLWSVHQVFATPLQVVTQWLELPDGQRFFSIARTVEAGGGGYNRPRAIRAVALACAADHAPRLAYAQGLNPRSVPATPIGITCRLCHRPDCVARALPPIGRDIMPDDTSRSATPLGLAEG, translated from the coding sequence ATGACGTTTCCACCCGTAACCCCAACGACCACCACCCAGCTTGCCGGTCGGTCGGCGCGCCCGCTGTATATGGGCCCGCGCATCAAGCGCCTGCGCCGCGAGCTGGGGCTGACTCAGCAGGCCATGGCTGCCGATCTGGAGATTTCGCCCTCTTACGTCGCGCTGATGGAGCGCAACCAGCGCCCGGTCACCGCCGATCTGCTGCTGCGTCTGGCGCGCACCTATCAGCTCGATATCTCCGAGCTGGCCGCTGACGATGGCGCCGATTACAACCGCCGTTTGACCGAGGTGCTGCGCGACCCGATCTTCGCCGGGATCGACATGCCCGCGCTGGAAGTGGCCGATCTGGCCACATCCTTCCCCGGCATGTCGGAGGCCTTGCTGCGGCTCTATGGTGCCTACACGCGTGAGCAGGCGGCGCTGGCTGACCGTCAGGCGGAGCTGGGCGCGGGTCTGCCCGATCCGGTGGCCGAGGCGCGGCGCTTTCTGGCGGCGCATCGCAACCATTTCCCCACGCTGGAGGCGAGTGCGGAAAATCTCGCCGCCGCCATTGCGCGGGAGGGTGATGGGGCCGCTTGGCTGCAGCGCACCCATGGCATTCGCACGCGGTTTCTGCCGCCCTATGTGATGATGGGCTCGATCCGGCGGTTTGATCGGCACAACCGGCAATTGCTGCTGGATGAGGGGCTGTATCCGGCCACCCGCGCCTTCCAGATCGCTCTGCAGATCGTCTGGCATGAATGCCGCACCCAGATCACCGAGATCGCCCGCGCCATGGGAGACGAGCAGGAGGAAGGCGCCGCACGCACGGCGGTGCATCTCGTGAAGCGGGCGCTGGCCAGCTATACGGCGGGTGCGATCCTGATGCCTTATGACCGTTTCGCCCGTGTGGTGGAGGAACGGGCCTATGATATCGAGGCGGTGGCTCGCGTTTTCGGCACCAGCTTTGAACAGACCGCGCATCGTTTCACCACCTTGGGCCGGCCGAGCGGCCCGAACGGCAGCGCTCATGTGCCCTTCTTTTTCATCCGCGTCGATGGAGCGGGCAATGTTTCCAAGCGGCTGGATGGGGCTGGTTTCCCCTTTGCCGCGCACGGCGGCGGCTGCCCGCTGTGGAGCGTGCATCAGGTCTTCGCGACGCCCTTGCAGGTGGTGACGCAATGGCTGGAACTGCCGGACGGGCAGCGCTTCTTCTCCATCGCCCGCACAGTGGAGGCGGGCGGAGGCGGCTACAACCGGCCCCGTGCGATCCGCGCTGTGGCTTTGGCTTGCGCGGCGGACCATGCGCCGCGACTGGCCTATGCGCAGGGGCTCAATCCGCGCAGCGTTCCGGCCACGCCCATCGGGATTACCTGTCGCCTGTGCCATCGGCCCGATTGCGTCGCGCGAGCGTTGCCGCCGATCGGGCGGGATATCATGCCGGATGACACCAGCCGCTCGGCCACGCCTCTGGGGCTGGCGGAGGGCTGA
- a CDS encoding DUF4169 family protein, which produces MAEIINLRLARKAKARDTAEKTAATNRAKFGATKGERQIRAAEEARLTRIVDGAKLEKD; this is translated from the coding sequence ATGGCCGAAATCATCAATCTGCGCCTGGCCCGCAAGGCCAAGGCCCGCGACACTGCCGAAAAGACCGCCGCAACCAACCGCGCCAAATTCGGCGCCACCAAGGGCGAGCGCCAGATCCGTGCGGCGGAAGAGGCCCGCCTGACGCGCATCGTCGATGGCGCAAAGCTGGAGAAGGACTGA
- a CDS encoding GNAT family N-acetyltransferase, which yields MTQIAIHPLAGDALRAAIPDLARLRCAVFAEWPYLYHGDPNAESDYLRDFGASEKAVLIGAYDGDRIVGVATASPMVEQKETYRQAFEERGIVTATLFYFGESVLLPEYRGRGIGHAFFDHREEQAKRLGAKAASFCGVIRPLDHPARPADFQPLDPFWRKRGYEPIEGLITNFAWKDHGETEASEKPMQYWIKTL from the coding sequence ATGACCCAGATCGCGATCCACCCCCTTGCGGGCGATGCCCTGCGCGCTGCCATTCCCGACCTTGCCCGGCTGCGCTGCGCGGTCTTTGCCGAGTGGCCCTATCTCTATCACGGCGATCCGAACGCGGAATCGGACTATCTGCGCGATTTCGGCGCTTCGGAGAAAGCCGTGCTGATCGGCGCCTATGATGGCGACCGCATCGTGGGCGTGGCCACCGCCTCGCCGATGGTGGAGCAGAAGGAGACCTACCGTCAGGCCTTCGAGGAGCGCGGGATCGTCACGGCCACCTTATTCTATTTCGGTGAAAGCGTGCTGCTGCCCGAATATCGCGGGCGCGGCATCGGCCATGCCTTCTTCGACCATCGCGAGGAGCAGGCCAAGCGCCTCGGCGCCAAGGCGGCGAGTTTCTGCGGCGTGATCCGCCCGTTGGATCATCCCGCACGCCCTGCCGATTTCCAGCCGCTCGATCCCTTCTGGCGCAAGCGCGGTTACGAGCCCATCGAAGGCCTGATCACCAACTTCGCCTGGAAGGACCACGGCGAGACCGAGGCCAGCGAAAAGCCGATGCAATATTGGATCAAGACGCTCTGA
- a CDS encoding carbon-nitrogen hydrolase family protein, whose product MSAYTIALAQYPIDQFPDWAAYEAKLTRWVEQAAAGGAALAVFPEYGAMELASLDAATQSDLHGSLATVAGLMERADALHADLAARHGLHILAASGPVLVEGHYLNRARLFTPEGKVGHQDKLMMTRFEAEEWGVFPASAVNAPLHLFETALGRIAIAICYDSEFPLIARAAVEAGAQLLLVPSCTDTPQGYWRVRIGSQARALEGQMYVAQSPTVGLAPWSPALDVNHGAAGLYGPPDGPKGGDWRFPPDGVIAIGSMDASQWVFAQVDLARVEALRANGGVLPARDWVKQPGAVALPKVEVVDLR is encoded by the coding sequence ATGTCGGCTTACACCATCGCTCTGGCGCAATATCCCATCGACCAATTCCCCGACTGGGCCGCCTATGAAGCCAAGCTGACGCGCTGGGTGGAGCAGGCCGCTGCGGGCGGTGCCGCTCTGGCGGTGTTCCCTGAATATGGCGCGATGGAACTGGCCAGCCTCGATGCTGCGACGCAGAGCGATCTCCATGGCTCGCTGGCCACGGTGGCGGGGCTGATGGAACGGGCGGATGCGCTGCATGCCGATCTGGCCGCGCGCCACGGCCTGCACATCCTTGCGGCCAGCGGCCCGGTGCTGGTCGAGGGCCATTATCTCAACCGCGCGCGCCTCTTCACGCCGGAAGGTAAGGTCGGCCATCAGGATAAGCTGATGATGACCCGCTTCGAGGCCGAGGAATGGGGCGTCTTCCCCGCCAGCGCGGTCAACGCGCCGCTGCATCTCTTCGAGACCGCGCTGGGCCGCATCGCCATCGCCATATGCTACGACAGTGAGTTCCCCTTGATCGCCCGCGCGGCCGTGGAAGCGGGCGCGCAGCTGTTGCTGGTGCCAAGCTGCACCGACACGCCGCAGGGCTATTGGCGCGTGCGGATCGGATCGCAGGCGCGGGCTCTGGAGGGGCAGATGTATGTCGCCCAATCGCCCACCGTGGGGTTGGCGCCGTGGTCGCCTGCGCTGGATGTAAACCATGGCGCTGCCGGGCTGTATGGCCCGCCGGATGGTCCCAAGGGCGGCGACTGGCGATTCCCGCCTGACGGCGTGATCGCCATTGGATCGATGGATGCCTCGCAATGGGTTTTCGCGCAGGTTGATCTGGCGCGGGTGGAGGCTCTGCGGGCGAATGGCGGCGTTCTGCCTGCGCGCGATTGGGTGAAGCAACCGGGGGCTGTGGCCTTGCCCAAGGTGGAAGTGGTGGATTTAAGGTAA
- a CDS encoding SulP family inorganic anion transporter, with protein sequence MTALTLARYRAEWFGGAAAMQRDILAGMVGTFALIPEVIAFSFVAGVDPQVGLFASFVIGIVIAFAGGRPAMISGAAGSVALVAAALVHAHGLSYLLAATVMAGAFQILFGLLGLDVLLRFVSRSVRTGFVNALAILIFSAQVPQMLGVDWHTYAMIALGLAIIYLLPRVSTAIPSPLICIVVLTVVSIAIPMPIRTVADLGRLPSSLPGFALPAIPLSLETLKIVTPYAFAMAAVGLLESMMTASVVDDLTETTSSKARECTGLGLANVAVGLFGGIAGCGMIGQTVGNVRYGGRGRLSTLVAGVFLLLVMVPLRPWAEKVPVAALVAIMIMVSISTFSWSSISDLARHPKVSGIVMLATVAVTVATHDLSAGVGVGVLLSGVFFAFKVTRLMAVQVEYDAATDTRLYNVSGQIFFASADIFADHFDLRDTAANVRIDLTQGHLWDITAVGALEDVVTRMRRHGIAVELLGLNEASAILVDRHAPLVRDVQGI encoded by the coding sequence ATGACTGCCCTTACCCTTGCCCGTTACCGCGCCGAATGGTTCGGCGGGGCCGCTGCAATGCAGCGCGACATCCTTGCCGGCATGGTCGGCACCTTTGCCCTCATCCCCGAGGTGATCGCCTTTTCCTTCGTGGCGGGCGTCGATCCGCAGGTGGGCCTCTTCGCCTCCTTCGTGATCGGCATCGTCATCGCCTTTGCCGGAGGACGCCCCGCCATGATCTCCGGCGCGGCGGGATCGGTGGCACTGGTCGCCGCCGCGCTGGTTCATGCCCATGGCCTGTCCTATCTGCTGGCCGCCACGGTGATGGCCGGCGCCTTCCAGATCCTTTTCGGCCTGCTGGGGCTGGATGTGCTGCTGCGCTTCGTCTCCCGCTCGGTGCGGACGGGCTTCGTCAATGCGCTGGCGATCCTGATCTTCTCGGCGCAGGTGCCGCAGATGCTGGGCGTCGACTGGCACACCTATGCGATGATCGCGCTGGGCCTCGCCATCATCTACCTGCTGCCGCGCGTAAGCACAGCCATCCCCTCGCCCCTGATCTGCATCGTGGTGCTGACGGTGGTGAGCATCGCCATCCCCATGCCGATCCGCACCGTGGCCGATCTGGGCCGCCTGCCCTCCTCGCTGCCCGGCTTCGCCCTGCCCGCCATCCCGCTTAGCCTTGAGACGCTGAAGATCGTCACCCCCTACGCCTTCGCCATGGCGGCGGTGGGCCTGCTGGAATCAATGATGACCGCCAGCGTGGTCGATGACCTGACCGAGACCACCAGTTCCAAGGCCCGCGAATGCACCGGCCTTGGCCTTGCCAATGTGGCCGTCGGCCTGTTCGGTGGCATCGCGGGCTGCGGCATGATCGGCCAGACGGTGGGCAATGTGCGCTATGGCGGACGCGGCAGGCTCTCCACGCTGGTGGCGGGCGTGTTCCTGCTGCTGGTGATGGTGCCCCTGCGCCCATGGGCCGAAAAGGTGCCCGTCGCCGCGCTGGTGGCGATCATGATCATGGTCTCGATCAGCACCTTCTCATGGAGTTCGATCAGCGATCTGGCCCGCCACCCCAAGGTTTCCGGCATCGTGATGCTGGCGACAGTGGCGGTGACGGTGGCCACGCATGATTTGTCGGCAGGCGTCGGCGTGGGCGTGCTGCTCTCCGGCGTGTTCTTCGCCTTCAAGGTGACACGCCTGATGGCGGTGCAGGTGGAGTACGATGCCGCCACCGATACCCGCCTCTACAACGTCTCCGGCCAGATCTTCTTCGCCAGCGCCGATATCTTCGCCGATCACTTCGATCTGCGTGACACAGCGGCAAATGTCCGCATCGATCTGACGCAAGGGCATTTGTGGGACATCACCGCCGTGGGGGCGCTGGAAGATGTCGTCACCCGCATGCGCCGCCACGGCATCGCAGTGGAGCTTCTCGGGTTGAACGAGGCGAGCGCGATTTTGGTGGATCGCCATGCGCCTCTGGTTCGGGATGTGCAGGGAATTTGA
- the rpsL gene encoding 30S ribosomal protein S12 — translation MPTINQLIRKGREPQKTKSKVPAMEQNPQKRGVCTRVYTTTPKKPNSALRKVAKVRLTNSREVISYIPGEGHNLQEHSVVLIRGGRVRDLPGVRYHVLRGVLDTQGVKNRKKSRSKYGAKRPK, via the coding sequence ATGCCTACAATCAACCAGCTGATCCGCAAGGGTCGCGAGCCGCAGAAGACCAAGTCCAAGGTCCCGGCCATGGAGCAGAACCCGCAGAAGCGCGGCGTCTGCACCCGCGTCTACACCACCACGCCGAAGAAGCCGAACTCGGCTCTCCGCAAGGTGGCCAAGGTCCGTCTGACCAACAGCCGCGAAGTCATTTCCTACATCCCCGGTGAAGGCCACAACCTGCAGGAGCACTCGGTTGTGCTGATCCGCGGCGGTCGTGTGCGCGATCTTCCCGGCGTGCGCTACCACGTGCTGCGCGGCGTGCTGGATACCCAGGGCGTGAAGAACCGCAAGAAGAGCCGTTCGAAGTACGGCGCCAAGCGTCCCAAGTAA
- the rpsG gene encoding 30S ribosomal protein S7, protein MSRRRRPEKREILPDPMHGDQVLSKFMNNLMLDGKKSVAESIVYGALETMQTRAKADPVQLFHDALNNVKPQIEVRSRRVGGATYQVPVEVRPERAQALAIRWLITAARNRSETTMSARLSAELLDAANNRGNAVKKREDTHRMADANRAFSHYRW, encoded by the coding sequence ATGTCACGTCGTCGTCGTCCCGAGAAGCGGGAAATCCTGCCCGATCCCATGCATGGTGATCAGGTTCTGTCCAAGTTCATGAACAACCTCATGCTGGACGGCAAGAAGTCGGTTGCCGAGAGCATCGTTTATGGCGCTCTGGAAACCATGCAGACCCGTGCGAAGGCTGACCCCGTTCAGCTGTTCCACGACGCTCTGAACAATGTGAAGCCGCAGATCGAAGTGCGCAGCCGCCGCGTCGGTGGTGCGACCTATCAGGTCCCCGTCGAAGTGCGCCCCGAGCGTGCCCAGGCTCTGGCCATCCGCTGGCTGATCACCGCCGCGCGCAACCGCAGCGAGACCACCATGTCGGCTCGCCTCTCGGCCGAGCTGCTGGACGCTGCCAACAACCGCGGCAACGCTGTGAAGAAGCGCGAAGACACCCACCGTATGGCCGACGCCAACCGCGCGTTCAGCCACTACCGCTGGTAA
- the fusA gene encoding elongation factor G produces the protein MARSHPLSMYRNIGIMAHIDAGKTTTTERILYYTGKSYKIGEVHDGAATMDWMEQEQERGITITSAATTCFWNDHRINIIDTPGHVDFTIEVERSLRVLDGAVACFDGVAGVEPQSETVWRQADKYGVPRMCFINKLDRTGANFKYCVQSIIDRLGAKPAVLYIPIGLEADLKGLVDLVHNRAIIWKDESLGAEFFYEEIPADLADEAAEYRSKLIELAVEQDDDAMEAYLEGNEPDAETLKKLIRKGTLNQSFVPVCCGSAFKNKGVQPLLDAVVDYLPSPLDIPDVQGVKMDSDEKDSRPATDDAPFSALAFKVMNDPFVGSLTFIRIYSGTLTKGTYLNSVKDKKEKVGRMLEMHANERKDIEEAFAGDIIALAGMKETTTGDTLCAERQPIVLERMEFPEPVIELSVEPKTKADQEKMGVALNRLSAEDPSFRVSTDHESGQTIIKGMGELHLDIIVDRMRREFKVEANVGAPQVAYREYLGKPVDIDYTHKKQSGGTGQFGRVKVKVTPGERGSGFVFKDEIKGGNIPKEYIPAIEKGFRETALTGSLIGFPIIDFEVLLYDGAYHDVDSSALAFEICARGAMREVAQKAGIKLLEPIMKVEVVTPEEFMGDVIGDLNSRRGQIQGTDSRGNAQVVEAMTPLANMFGYVNTLRSFTQGRAQYSMQFSHYDEVPSNVATELKAKMA, from the coding sequence ATGGCACGCAGCCATCCGCTCTCGATGTACCGTAATATCGGCATCATGGCGCATATCGACGCTGGCAAGACCACGACGACCGAACGCATCCTTTACTACACCGGCAAGTCCTACAAGATCGGCGAAGTCCACGACGGCGCCGCCACCATGGACTGGATGGAGCAGGAGCAGGAGCGCGGCATCACGATCACGTCGGCCGCCACCACCTGCTTCTGGAACGACCACCGCATCAACATCATCGACACCCCCGGCCACGTCGACTTCACGATTGAAGTCGAGCGTTCGCTGCGCGTGCTCGACGGTGCCGTTGCGTGCTTCGACGGCGTTGCCGGCGTGGAGCCGCAGTCGGAAACCGTGTGGCGTCAGGCTGACAAGTACGGCGTTCCGCGCATGTGCTTCATCAACAAGCTGGACCGCACCGGTGCCAACTTCAAGTATTGCGTGCAGTCGATCATCGATCGTCTGGGTGCCAAGCCTGCCGTGCTCTACATTCCGATCGGTCTCGAAGCCGATCTGAAGGGCCTGGTCGATCTGGTGCATAACCGCGCGATCATCTGGAAGGACGAGTCGCTGGGCGCCGAGTTCTTCTATGAAGAAATCCCCGCCGATCTCGCCGACGAAGCCGCCGAGTACCGCTCTAAGCTCATCGAACTCGCTGTTGAGCAGGACGATGACGCGATGGAAGCGTATCTGGAAGGCAACGAGCCTGACGCCGAGACGCTGAAGAAGCTGATCCGCAAGGGCACGCTGAACCAGTCGTTCGTTCCCGTGTGCTGCGGTTCGGCGTTCAAGAACAAGGGCGTGCAGCCCCTGCTCGACGCCGTGGTCGACTATCTGCCTTCGCCGCTCGACATTCCTGACGTCCAGGGCGTCAAGATGGACAGCGACGAGAAGGACAGCCGTCCCGCCACCGACGACGCGCCGTTCTCGGCTCTGGCCTTCAAGGTCATGAACGATCCCTTCGTGGGCTCGCTCACCTTCATCCGCATCTATTCGGGTACGCTCACCAAGGGCACCTACCTGAACTCGGTGAAGGACAAGAAGGAAAAGGTCGGTCGTATGCTGGAAATGCATGCGAACGAGCGTAAGGACATCGAAGAAGCCTTCGCAGGCGACATCATCGCCCTGGCCGGCATGAAGGAAACGACCACCGGTGACACGCTGTGCGCCGAGCGTCAGCCCATCGTGCTGGAGCGCATGGAATTCCCCGAGCCCGTGATCGAGCTGTCGGTGGAGCCCAAGACCAAGGCTGACCAGGAGAAGATGGGCGTCGCCCTGAACCGCCTGTCGGCTGAGGATCCCTCGTTCCGCGTCTCGACCGATCACGAATCGGGCCAGACGATCATCAAGGGCATGGGCGAACTTCACCTGGACATCATCGTCGACCGTATGCGTCGCGAGTTCAAGGTTGAAGCCAACGTCGGCGCGCCGCAGGTGGCTTACCGCGAATATCTCGGCAAGCCGGTGGACATCGACTACACCCACAAGAAGCAGTCGGGTGGTACCGGTCAGTTCGGTCGCGTGAAGGTCAAGGTCACGCCGGGCGAGCGCGGTTCGGGCTTCGTCTTCAAGGACGAAATCAAGGGCGGTAACATTCCGAAGGAATACATCCCCGCCATTGAAAAGGGCTTCCGTGAAACCGCTCTGACGGGTTCGCTGATCGGCTTCCCGATCATCGACTTCGAAGTGCTGCTGTATGACGGTGCCTACCACGACGTCGACTCGTCGGCTCTGGCCTTCGAAATCTGCGCCCGTGGCGCCATGCGTGAAGTCGCCCAGAAGGCCGGCATCAAGCTGCTCGAGCCGATCATGAAGGTCGAGGTTGTCACCCCTGAGGAATTCATGGGCGACGTGATCGGCGATCTCAACAGCCGCCGTGGTCAGATCCAGGGCACCGACAGCCGCGGCAACGCACAGGTTGTCGAGGCCATGACCCCGCTGGCCAACATGTTCGGCTACGTGAACACGCTTCGCTCGTTCACGCAGGGCCGTGCGCAGTACAGCATGCAGTTCTCTCACTACGACGAGGTTCCCTCGAACGTGGCGACCGAGCTGAAGGCGAAGATGGCCTGA
- the tuf gene encoding elongation factor Tu, producing the protein MAKAKFERNKPHCNIGTIGHVDHGKTTLTAAITKVLAETGGATFTDYANIDKAPEERERGITISTAHVEYETANRHYAHVDCPGHADYVKNMITGAAQMDGAILVVNAADGPMPQTREHILLARQVGVPALVVYMNKVDQVDDAEILELVELEIRELLSSYDFPGDDIPVIPGSALAALEGRDDAIGKESIYKLMEAVDSYIPQPPRPTDRPFLMPVEDVFSISGRGTVVTGRVETGIVKVGEEVEIIGLKATAKTTVTGVEMFRKLLDQGEAGDNIGALCRGIKREDVERGQVLAKPGTCTPHTNFESEVYVLSKDEGGRHTPFFANYRPQFYFRTTDVTGSVTLPEGTEMVMPGDNVQLKVELIAPIAMDEGLRFAIREGGRTVGSGVVAKITK; encoded by the coding sequence ATGGCTAAGGCTAAGTTTGAGCGGAACAAGCCGCACTGCAACATCGGCACCATCGGTCACGTTGACCACGGCAAGACCACGCTGACCGCCGCCATCACCAAGGTGCTGGCTGAGACCGGTGGCGCGACCTTCACCGACTATGCCAACATCGACAAGGCTCCCGAAGAGCGCGAGCGCGGCATCACGATCTCGACCGCCCACGTGGAATACGAGACCGCCAACCGTCACTACGCTCACGTCGATTGCCCCGGCCACGCTGACTATGTGAAGAACATGATCACCGGTGCCGCCCAGATGGACGGCGCGATCCTGGTGGTGAACGCTGCTGACGGCCCGATGCCCCAGACCCGCGAGCACATCCTGCTCGCCCGTCAGGTCGGCGTGCCCGCTCTGGTCGTGTACATGAACAAGGTCGACCAGGTCGATGACGCCGAGATCCTCGAGCTCGTCGAGCTGGAAATCCGCGAGCTGCTGTCGTCTTACGATTTCCCCGGCGACGACATCCCCGTGATCCCCGGTTCGGCTCTGGCCGCTCTGGAAGGTCGCGACGATGCCATCGGCAAGGAATCGATCTACAAGCTGATGGAAGCTGTCGACAGCTACATCCCGCAGCCCCCCCGTCCGACCGACCGTCCGTTCCTGATGCCCGTCGAAGACGTGTTCTCGATCTCGGGTCGTGGTACGGTTGTGACCGGCCGCGTCGAGACCGGCATCGTCAAGGTTGGCGAGGAAGTCGAGATCATCGGTCTGAAGGCCACCGCCAAGACCACCGTGACCGGCGTGGAAATGTTCCGCAAGCTGCTCGACCAGGGTGAAGCTGGCGACAACATCGGCGCTCTGTGCCGCGGCATCAAGCGTGAAGACGTTGAGCGTGGTCAGGTTCTGGCCAAGCCCGGCACCTGCACCCCGCACACCAACTTCGAATCGGAAGTCTACGTGCTGTCGAAGGATGAAGGTGGCCGTCACACGCCGTTCTTCGCCAACTACCGCCCGCAGTTCTACTTCCGCACCACCGACGTCACCGGTTCGGTCACGCTGCCCGAGGGCACCGAGATGGTCATGCCCGGCGACAACGTCCAGCTGAAGGTCGAGCTGATCGCTCCGATCGCGATGGATGAAGGTCTGCGCTTCGCAATCCGCGAAGGCGGCCGCACCGTCGGTTCGGGGGTTGTCGCGAAGATCACCAAGTAA
- the rpsJ gene encoding 30S ribosomal protein S10, whose amino-acid sequence MEAQNIRIRLKAFDHRVLDQATGEIADTARRTGALIRGPIPLPTKIEKFTVNRGPHIDKKSREQFEVRTYKRLLDIVQPNAATVDALMKLDLAAGVNVEIKLA is encoded by the coding sequence ATGGAAGCTCAGAACATCCGCATTCGCCTCAAGGCGTTCGACCACCGCGTGCTTGATCAGGCCACCGGCGAAATCGCCGACACCGCCCGTCGCACCGGCGCCCTCATTCGAGGCCCCATTCCTCTGCCGACCAAGATCGAGAAGTTCACGGTCAACCGTGGCCCTCACATCGACAAGAAGTCGCGTGAACAGTTTGAAGTGCGCACCTACAAGCGCCTCCTGGACATCGTGCAGCCCAACGCCGCCACCGTCGATGCTCTGATGAAGCTCGATCTGGCCGCTGGCGTTAACGTTGAAATCAAGCTGGCGTAA